In the Solibacillus sp. FSL K6-1523 genome, one interval contains:
- the rpsO gene encoding 30S ribosomal protein S15 — protein sequence MAITQLRKNEIIAEYRTHESDTGSPEVQIAVLTAEINALNTHLSTHKKDFHSQRGLLKMVGRRRHLLKFLREKDVQRYRELITKLGLRR from the coding sequence ATGGCAATTACACAATTACGTAAAAACGAAATTATCGCTGAGTACCGTACTCACGAAAGCGACACAGGTTCTCCAGAAGTACAAATCGCTGTATTAACTGCAGAAATCAACGCGTTAAACACTCACTTATCAACTCACAAAAAGGATTTCCACTCTCAACGTGGTCTTCTTAAAATGGTAGGTCGTCGTCGTCACTTATTAAAATTCTTACGTGAAAAAGACGTTCAACGTTACCGTGAATTAATCACTAAACTTGGATTACGTCGTTAA
- a CDS encoding YlxQ family RNA-binding protein codes for MNKPALLQLLGLAARARKTISGEELVVKEIRGGKAKLVLLASDASNNTSKKIQDKCTFYNVEYYIFGDRYDLGHATGKEARVAIAITDSGFAKKMSSLLNEN; via the coding sequence ATGAATAAACCCGCATTATTACAGCTGTTAGGTTTAGCGGCACGTGCACGAAAAACAATTTCTGGAGAAGAACTAGTGGTCAAGGAAATTCGCGGTGGAAAAGCAAAGTTAGTTTTACTTGCATCGGATGCTTCCAATAATACTAGTAAAAAAATTCAAGATAAATGTACGTTTTACAACGTTGAGTATTATATTTTTGGGGATCGTTATGATCTTGGACATGCTACCGGGAAGGAAGCGCGGGTAGCGATTGCTATTACTGATAGCGGATTTGCTAAAAAAATGTCTAGTCTACTCAACGAAAATTAA
- the nusA gene encoding transcription termination factor NusA: protein MSSELLDALTALEEQKGISRDVLIEAIEAALVTAYKRNFNQAQNVRVDLNLDTGSMVVYSRKDVVEDVEDERLEIALEDAKYINAAYEIGDVVEEEVTPRNFGRIAAQTAKQVVTQRVREAERGLIYEEYVDREDDIVTGVIERQDARNIYVSIGKVEAALPVNEQIQGEVYKPQSRIRVYITKVERTTRGPQVIVSRTHPGLLRRLFEMEVPEIYDGTVEVKSIAREAGDRSKISVYAHNEEVDPVGSCVGAKGARVQTIVNALNGEKIDIVEWSEDPVVFVANALSPSKVLDVQVNEEEKSTTVVVPDYQLSLAIGKRGQNARLAAKLTGWKIDIKSETDARELGIYPSETSTFIPQEDSQEVVFDLYGDDEE from the coding sequence ATGAGTAGTGAATTACTAGATGCCCTAACTGCCCTAGAGGAGCAAAAAGGTATTTCAAGAGATGTATTAATTGAGGCGATTGAAGCCGCTTTAGTTACAGCTTATAAACGCAACTTCAACCAAGCGCAAAATGTGCGTGTAGACTTGAATCTTGATACAGGTTCAATGGTTGTTTATTCACGCAAAGACGTGGTAGAAGATGTAGAAGATGAACGTTTAGAAATCGCATTAGAAGATGCGAAATATATTAATGCAGCTTATGAAATTGGTGACGTTGTAGAAGAAGAAGTAACACCTCGTAATTTTGGTCGTATTGCCGCACAAACTGCGAAACAAGTTGTTACACAACGCGTTCGTGAAGCAGAGCGCGGTCTTATTTATGAAGAATATGTAGACCGTGAAGATGATATTGTTACAGGTGTTATTGAACGTCAAGATGCACGTAATATTTACGTTAGCATCGGTAAAGTAGAGGCTGCATTACCTGTAAATGAGCAAATTCAAGGTGAAGTTTATAAGCCACAATCACGTATTCGTGTTTATATTACGAAGGTAGAACGTACAACTCGTGGTCCACAAGTAATTGTATCTCGTACTCATCCAGGTTTATTACGTCGCCTATTTGAAATGGAAGTACCGGAAATTTATGATGGTACAGTAGAAGTGAAATCAATTGCACGTGAAGCTGGAGACCGCTCTAAAATTTCAGTTTATGCACATAACGAAGAAGTGGATCCAGTAGGTTCATGTGTTGGTGCAAAAGGTGCACGTGTACAAACGATTGTCAATGCATTAAATGGCGAAAAAATTGACATTGTTGAATGGTCTGAGGATCCGGTCGTATTTGTAGCAAATGCGCTAAGTCCTTCAAAAGTTTTAGACGTTCAAGTAAATGAAGAAGAAAAGTCAACAACAGTCGTAGTACCAGATTATCAATTATCTCTTGCAATTGGTAAACGTGGTCAAAATGCTCGTTTAGCTGCAAAGTTAACGGGGTGGAAGATTGATATAAAGAGCGAAACAGATGCACGTGAATTAGGGATTTATCCTTCAGAAACGAGCACATTTATTCCTCAAGAAGATTCACAAGAAGTTGTTTTTGACTTATATGGTGATGACGAAGAATAA
- the rnpM gene encoding RNase P modulator RnpM, which yields MAVNKKVPLRKCVATGEMLPKKSMIRVVRSKEGEVSVDVTGKKAGRGAYVSKAEAAVDIARKKNILDRQLDAKVPDEIYEELLTLIRRESII from the coding sequence ATGGCTGTAAACAAAAAAGTTCCATTACGAAAATGCGTTGCAACAGGTGAAATGTTGCCGAAAAAATCAATGATTCGTGTCGTCCGTTCAAAGGAAGGCGAAGTAAGCGTTGATGTGACGGGGAAAAAAGCTGGGCGTGGAGCCTATGTTTCAAAAGCAGAAGCAGCTGTTGACATTGCACGTAAAAAGAATATTTTAGATCGCCAGCTTGATGCAAAAGTGCCGGATGAGATATATGAAGAATTATTGACCCTTATTCGTAGGGAGTCTATCATATGA
- a CDS encoding M16 family metallopeptidase yields the protein MVQVLTCQNGVRIVAEQMPHVRSLSVGIWVNAGSRYETIEENGITHFIEHMLFKGTKNRTARQIAEQFDRIGGEINAFTSKEHTCYYAKVLDHHAELAVEILADMFFNSLFTEEDIGRERQVVLEEIYMSEDDPADDVHEKLWAVMYPNDALGRPILGTSETLATFDEAMIRKYMAKHYGPKNVVISVAGNINDGLIEAIEQLFGTYSASAESEVAQPSYPAFTAGEVVKTRDTEQAHIAISFPAIGVKDPQTYSFIALNNIIGGNMSSRLFQDVREERGLAYSVFSYQSCYEDVGAYTIYASTSKQNLDTLQQQIDQTLFDVVAGGVTETELENAKEQLKGSFVLGLEGTDEHMNRNGVNELIHQHHRTVDDVLANIDAISMDTIDDLITKVLLNEPAIAIIGPENE from the coding sequence ATGGTACAAGTACTTACATGTCAGAACGGTGTGCGCATTGTGGCGGAGCAAATGCCGCATGTGCGTTCGTTATCTGTTGGAATTTGGGTTAATGCGGGCTCACGCTATGAAACGATTGAGGAAAATGGCATTACGCATTTCATTGAACATATGCTATTTAAAGGAACGAAAAATCGAACAGCACGCCAAATTGCTGAACAATTTGACCGCATCGGTGGTGAAATCAATGCATTCACATCGAAAGAGCATACTTGTTATTATGCGAAAGTATTAGACCATCACGCGGAACTAGCAGTAGAAATTTTAGCAGATATGTTTTTCAATTCATTATTTACGGAAGAAGATATTGGGCGCGAACGTCAAGTAGTGCTTGAAGAAATTTATATGAGTGAGGATGACCCAGCGGATGATGTCCATGAGAAACTATGGGCCGTTATGTATCCAAATGATGCACTAGGACGCCCGATTTTAGGGACATCGGAAACGTTGGCAACATTTGATGAGGCGATGATTCGAAAGTATATGGCAAAGCATTACGGTCCAAAAAATGTTGTCATTTCAGTAGCTGGCAATATTAATGATGGTTTAATCGAAGCAATTGAACAATTATTTGGCACGTATTCCGCAAGTGCTGAATCAGAAGTCGCACAGCCTTCTTATCCGGCATTCACAGCGGGCGAAGTTGTCAAAACACGCGATACCGAGCAAGCACATATCGCGATTTCTTTCCCAGCAATTGGCGTGAAAGATCCACAAACGTATAGCTTTATCGCGTTAAATAATATTATTGGTGGTAATATGAGCTCACGCCTATTCCAAGATGTGCGTGAGGAGCGCGGGCTTGCGTATTCGGTATTCAGCTATCAATCATGCTATGAAGATGTTGGTGCCTATACGATTTACGCTTCCACTTCGAAGCAAAACTTAGACACATTGCAGCAGCAAATCGATCAAACGTTATTCGATGTCGTGGCAGGTGGGGTCACGGAAACCGAACTTGAAAATGCAAAAGAGCAATTAAAAGGAAGTTTCGTGCTAGGTTTAGAAGGTACAGATGAACATATGAATCGAAACGGTGTGAATGAACTGATTCACCAACATCATCGCACTGTTGATGATGTGCTTGCAAATATTGATGCAATCTCGATGGATACAATTGATGACTTAATTACAAAAGTTTTATTAAATGAACCAGCCATCGCGATTATTGGCCCAGAAAATGAATAA
- a CDS encoding DUF503 domain-containing protein codes for MIVYAEVEFMIPAAHSLKEKRAVLQRMVTRTKQKFNVSVAEIDHQNVWQRTRLALVSVASSKDAAERELMHALSFLQSNPQWEQLEFYREYL; via the coding sequence ATGATTGTATATGCAGAAGTTGAATTCATGATTCCTGCTGCCCACTCATTGAAAGAAAAACGCGCTGTTCTCCAAAGAATGGTGACCCGAACAAAACAAAAATTTAATGTTTCCGTTGCTGAAATTGACCATCAAAATGTGTGGCAACGCACAAGATTAGCACTCGTGTCCGTCGCTTCTTCAAAAGATGCTGCGGAACGAGAGCTCATGCATGCCCTCTCTTTTTTACAGTCAAACCCACAATGGGAACAACTCGAATTTTATCGGGAATATTTATAA
- the truB gene encoding tRNA pseudouridine(55) synthase TruB, with the protein MNGILPLWKERGMTSHDCVFKLRKILKTKKVGHTGTLDPGVEGVLPICIGQATRIAEYLTDTGKTYEAVISIGRTTTTEDAEGETVAQDETFKSWNRAQILQALESLTGEIEQTPPMFSAVKVNGKRLYEYARAGQTVERPTRKITIYELELLDDAQKFEGEEVHFSIRIKCSKGTYIRTLAVQIGEALGFPAHMHELVRTASGTFTKENCLTLAEVAELMEAGQSQQFLLPVEYALSDYPYIEITADIEKQIFNGQVLPIHALLKEHDKIVYGVAGRAFAVYIAHPTKLDQMKPDKMFPELD; encoded by the coding sequence ATGAATGGCATACTTCCATTATGGAAAGAGCGCGGAATGACGAGTCATGACTGCGTTTTTAAACTTCGAAAAATTTTAAAGACAAAAAAAGTAGGGCATACGGGTACGTTAGACCCTGGTGTAGAAGGCGTTTTACCAATATGTATTGGACAAGCAACCCGAATTGCAGAATATTTAACAGATACAGGGAAAACATATGAAGCAGTTATTTCAATCGGACGTACAACAACAACTGAGGATGCAGAAGGTGAAACGGTAGCACAAGATGAAACGTTTAAATCATGGAATCGTGCACAGATTTTACAAGCACTTGAATCTTTAACGGGGGAAATTGAACAGACGCCACCGATGTTCTCCGCAGTAAAAGTAAATGGTAAAAGATTATACGAATATGCTCGTGCAGGTCAAACAGTGGAACGACCTACACGAAAAATTACAATTTACGAGCTTGAACTTTTAGATGATGCACAAAAATTTGAAGGCGAAGAAGTTCATTTTTCCATTCGAATTAAATGTTCAAAAGGGACGTATATTCGTACACTTGCCGTTCAAATCGGTGAAGCATTAGGATTCCCTGCTCATATGCATGAACTTGTTCGCACGGCATCGGGTACGTTTACAAAGGAAAATTGTTTGACGCTTGCTGAAGTTGCTGAATTAATGGAAGCGGGGCAGTCACAACAATTTTTATTACCAGTGGAATATGCACTTTCCGATTATCCTTATATTGAAATAACAGCGGATATCGAAAAGCAAATTTTTAATGGACAAGTGCTCCCAATCCATGCATTATTAAAGGAACATGATAAGATTGTATATGGGGTAGCAGGAAGAGCATTTGCGGTATATATCGCGCATCCGACAAAATTAGACCAAATGAAGCCGGATAAAATGTTTCCCGAACTAGATTAG
- the rimP gene encoding ribosome maturation factor RimP, whose protein sequence is MSKITSIIEELVTPIVEELELELVDVEFIKEGRDWFLRVYVDTHTGGIDILQCAQVSERLSEKLDENDPIEQNYYLEVSSPGAERPLKKQEDFENAIGKYIYVKTYEPIKDLKEFLGYLRAYTETYLEIEIRIKTRKLTVQIDKEKIAQARLAIDFSDKQI, encoded by the coding sequence ATGAGCAAAATTACGTCGATCATTGAAGAGCTAGTGACACCAATCGTTGAAGAACTTGAGTTAGAATTAGTTGACGTCGAGTTCATAAAAGAAGGACGCGACTGGTTCCTTCGTGTTTATGTAGACACACATACAGGCGGCATTGACATTTTACAATGCGCTCAAGTAAGTGAACGCTTAAGCGAAAAACTGGATGAAAATGATCCAATCGAGCAAAACTATTATTTAGAAGTTTCTTCACCAGGTGCAGAACGCCCGTTAAAAAAGCAAGAGGACTTCGAGAATGCAATTGGCAAATATATTTATGTGAAGACTTATGAACCAATAAAGGATTTAAAAGAATTCCTTGGTTATTTACGTGCATATACTGAAACATATTTAGAAATTGAAATCCGTATTAAGACACGTAAATTAACAGTACAAATTGACAAAGAAAAAATTGCGCAAGCCCGACTTGCCATTGATTTTTCAGATAAGCAAATTTAG
- the rbfA gene encoding 30S ribosome-binding factor RbfA: MSLRSNRVGEQMKKELGEIIGRKIKDPRVGFVTVTEVAVTGDLQQATVYITSLGNERERAETLKALEKASGFIRSEIGSRIRLRRTPELLFEFDTAIEYGNKIDALLRGLHEKQ, translated from the coding sequence ATGTCTCTACGTTCTAACCGTGTTGGTGAACAAATGAAAAAAGAACTTGGTGAAATTATCGGACGCAAAATTAAAGATCCGCGCGTAGGATTTGTGACTGTAACAGAAGTAGCTGTTACGGGTGACCTACAGCAAGCAACTGTGTATATCACATCTTTAGGCAATGAACGCGAGCGTGCAGAAACACTGAAAGCTTTAGAAAAAGCATCTGGATTTATCCGTTCAGAAATCGGCTCTCGCATTCGTTTGCGCCGTACACCAGAGTTACTTTTCGAGTTCGATACAGCAATCGAGTATGGAAATAAAATCGATGCATTGCTTCGTGGTTTACACGAAAAACAATAA
- the pnp gene encoding polyribonucleotide nucleotidyltransferase, with protein MNEKKVFSYEWAGRPLVIEVGQLAKQANGAALVRYGETAVLSTATMSKSPKALDFFPLTVNYEEKLYAAGKIPGGFIKREGRPSESAILASRLIDRPIRPMFPEGFRNEVQVISMVMSNDQNNPSDVAAMFGSSLALAVSNIPFDGPIAGVHVGYIDGEFVINPTTEQAAKSTIQLTVAGNKDGINMVEAGALEVTEEIMLEAIMFGHDEIKNLIAFQEEIVAAVGKEKVEVVLYELDAQLTADIKAACESEMNTAIQTVEKHAREEAINVVKERIITSYVEQEVTDETMKQVKGILDQMVKDEVRRLITEDKVRPDGRKLDEIRALSSEVGLLDRTHGSALFTRGQTQALSICTLGALGDVQIIDGIGAEESKRWMHHYNFPQFSVGETGPIRGPGRREIGHGALGERALLAVIPDEEAFPYTIRCVSEVLESNGSTSQASICASTLAMMDAGVPLKAPVAGIAMGLIKKDEHYSILTDIQGMEDHLGDMDFKVAGTAKGVTALQMDIKIDGLSRNILEEALTQAKIGRMHILESMLATLNESRTTLSKYAPKITVIKINPDKIRDVIGPGGKQINKIIDETGVKIDTEQDGTIYIASSDEAMINRAREIIESIVREAKVGEYYLSTVKRIEKFGAFCEIFPGKDGLLHISEIQEERTKAVEDVLKLGDQLLVKCIEIDNQGRVNLSRKIVVKEEKERAEQA; from the coding sequence ATGAACGAAAAAAAGGTCTTTTCGTATGAATGGGCTGGCCGTCCATTAGTAATAGAAGTAGGACAGTTAGCAAAACAAGCAAATGGTGCAGCACTTGTGCGCTATGGCGAAACAGCGGTATTATCAACAGCAACAATGTCAAAATCTCCAAAAGCATTAGATTTTTTCCCATTAACAGTCAACTATGAAGAAAAACTATACGCAGCGGGTAAAATTCCAGGAGGCTTCATTAAACGTGAAGGACGTCCATCAGAGTCAGCTATTTTAGCGTCTCGTTTAATCGACCGTCCAATTCGTCCGATGTTCCCGGAAGGCTTCCGTAACGAAGTACAAGTCATTTCAATGGTTATGTCAAATGACCAAAACAACCCTTCAGATGTAGCAGCTATGTTTGGTTCTTCATTAGCATTAGCTGTTTCAAATATTCCTTTTGACGGACCAATTGCGGGCGTACATGTTGGATACATTGATGGCGAATTTGTAATCAATCCAACAACAGAGCAAGCTGCAAAATCAACAATTCAATTAACAGTAGCAGGTAATAAAGACGGCATCAACATGGTTGAAGCGGGTGCATTAGAAGTTACAGAAGAAATCATGCTTGAAGCAATTATGTTTGGTCATGACGAAATCAAGAACTTAATCGCTTTCCAAGAAGAAATTGTAGCAGCAGTTGGAAAGGAAAAAGTAGAAGTAGTACTTTACGAATTAGATGCGCAATTAACAGCGGATATTAAAGCTGCTTGTGAATCAGAAATGAACACTGCGATTCAAACAGTTGAAAAGCATGCACGCGAAGAAGCAATCAATGTTGTAAAAGAACGCATCATTACTTCTTATGTAGAGCAAGAAGTAACGGATGAGACGATGAAGCAAGTAAAAGGCATTTTAGATCAAATGGTCAAAGATGAAGTTCGTCGTTTAATTACGGAAGATAAAGTACGTCCAGATGGTCGTAAATTAGATGAAATCCGTGCCCTTTCTTCTGAAGTAGGTCTATTAGATCGTACGCATGGTTCAGCATTATTCACTCGTGGTCAAACACAAGCGCTATCAATTTGTACATTAGGTGCTTTAGGTGATGTACAAATTATTGATGGTATTGGTGCAGAAGAATCGAAACGTTGGATGCATCATTATAACTTCCCTCAATTCTCAGTAGGGGAAACAGGCCCAATTCGTGGTCCAGGTCGTCGTGAAATCGGTCACGGTGCATTAGGGGAGCGCGCATTACTAGCGGTTATTCCAGATGAAGAGGCATTCCCATATACAATTCGTTGCGTATCGGAAGTATTAGAATCAAATGGTTCAACTTCTCAAGCATCGATTTGTGCATCAACATTAGCAATGATGGATGCAGGTGTTCCTTTAAAAGCACCAGTAGCAGGTATTGCGATGGGTCTTATTAAAAAGGACGAGCATTACTCTATTTTAACGGACATTCAAGGGATGGAAGATCACCTTGGTGACATGGACTTTAAAGTTGCAGGTACAGCTAAAGGTGTAACAGCACTTCAAATGGACATTAAAATTGACGGTTTATCACGCAATATTTTAGAAGAAGCGTTAACACAAGCGAAAATCGGTCGTATGCATATTTTAGAATCAATGCTTGCGACATTAAACGAATCTCGCACAACACTTTCTAAATACGCACCGAAAATTACAGTGATTAAAATTAATCCTGATAAGATTCGTGACGTTATCGGACCAGGTGGTAAACAAATTAATAAAATTATCGATGAAACGGGCGTAAAAATTGATACAGAGCAAGATGGTACAATTTATATCGCCTCATCAGATGAGGCAATGATTAACCGTGCGCGTGAAATTATTGAATCAATCGTCCGTGAAGCAAAAGTTGGCGAGTACTACTTATCAACTGTTAAGCGTATCGAAAAATTCGGTGCATTCTGTGAAATCTTCCCAGGAAAAGACGGATTACTACACATTTCAGAAATTCAAGAAGAACGTACGAAAGCTGTAGAAGACGTATTAAAATTGGGCGATCAATTACTTGTGAAATGTATCGAAATTGACAATCAAGGACGAGTAAACTTATCTCGTAAAATTGTTGTTAAAGAAGAAAAAGAACGTGCAGAGCAAGCATAA
- the infB gene encoding translation initiation factor IF-2: protein MSKVRVHEYAKKVNKTSKEIIDHLTKIDQPVKNHMAVIDVETVSKLDSVFKQVAEPTKNTSMKPTGKAANETPKAQQGQPKKENQVRQQSNATNDQPKKSNTATGQPQSQQGEKQKNAKGNQNRNMTQNTNNNRKGGNPNNNSNNKGGFQQRRRPGINGGKRRTNRPAPQPMVQKELPEKITFYESLSVAELAKKLHREPSEIIKKLFMLGVMATINQELDKDAIELICADYGVEVEEEIRIDKTDLDTYFDETIVEVDENALEERPPVVTIMGHVDHGKTSTLDSIRKTKVTAGEAGGITQHIGAYQVEINGKKISFLDTPGHAAFTTMRARGASITDIAIIVVAADDGVMPQTVEAINHAKAAEVPIIVAINKMDKPTANPDRVQQELTEHGLVPEAWGGDTIFVPISALKGEGIDQLLEMILLVSEVGELKANPTRTAIGTVIEAQLDKGRGAVATLLVQDGTLRVGDPIVVGHAYGRVRAMVNDIGRRIKAAGPSMPIEVTGLNEVPQAGDRFVVFQDEKTARQVGESRSMTAIQAQRSEKQRVTLDNLFEQMSQGEMKELNLIVKADVQGTVEAMASSLMKIEVEGVNVKIIHTGAGAITESDISLAAASNAIVIGFNVRPDTNAKRAAEEEGVDIRQHRIIYKVIEEIEQAMKGMLDPEYEEKIVGQAEVRQVIKVSKVGTIAGSYVIEGKIVRDAGVRVIRENVVIFEGDLDSLKRFKDDAKEVARGYECGITIKNYNDVKEGDIIEAFIMEEIIRK, encoded by the coding sequence ATGAGCAAAGTAAGAGTTCATGAATATGCGAAAAAGGTAAACAAGACGAGTAAGGAAATTATTGACCATTTGACAAAAATTGATCAACCTGTGAAAAATCACATGGCGGTCATTGATGTTGAAACTGTTTCGAAACTTGATTCTGTCTTTAAGCAAGTAGCAGAGCCAACAAAGAATACTTCAATGAAACCAACTGGCAAAGCTGCCAATGAAACACCAAAAGCGCAACAAGGACAACCGAAAAAAGAAAATCAAGTACGTCAACAATCTAATGCAACGAATGATCAACCAAAGAAATCAAACACTGCCACAGGGCAACCACAATCGCAACAGGGCGAAAAACAAAAGAATGCAAAAGGTAACCAAAACAGAAATATGACTCAAAATACAAATAATAACCGCAAAGGCGGCAACCCAAATAACAACAGTAACAATAAAGGCGGTTTCCAACAACGTAGAAGACCAGGTATTAATGGTGGTAAACGTCGTACGAATCGTCCAGCACCACAACCAATGGTACAAAAAGAATTACCAGAAAAAATTACATTCTATGAAAGCTTATCAGTAGCTGAATTAGCAAAAAAATTACACCGTGAACCATCAGAAATCATCAAAAAATTATTTATGCTTGGTGTAATGGCAACAATTAACCAAGAATTAGATAAGGATGCAATCGAATTAATTTGTGCAGACTATGGTGTAGAAGTTGAAGAAGAAATCCGTATCGACAAAACAGACCTTGATACGTACTTCGATGAAACAATCGTAGAAGTGGACGAAAATGCTTTAGAAGAGCGTCCACCAGTTGTTACAATTATGGGGCACGTTGACCATGGTAAAACTTCAACACTTGACTCAATCCGTAAAACGAAAGTAACAGCGGGTGAAGCAGGTGGTATTACACAACATATCGGTGCATACCAAGTTGAAATTAACGGAAAGAAAATTTCATTCTTAGATACTCCGGGACACGCAGCATTCACAACAATGCGTGCGCGCGGTGCTTCGATTACGGATATCGCGATTATTGTCGTAGCAGCGGATGACGGTGTTATGCCTCAAACTGTTGAAGCGATTAACCACGCGAAAGCAGCGGAAGTTCCAATTATCGTAGCAATCAACAAAATGGATAAACCAACTGCTAATCCGGATCGTGTACAACAAGAGTTAACAGAGCACGGTTTAGTGCCTGAAGCATGGGGTGGAGATACAATCTTCGTACCAATTTCAGCGTTAAAAGGCGAAGGAATTGACCAACTTTTAGAAATGATTTTATTAGTTTCTGAAGTAGGTGAATTAAAAGCGAATCCAACTCGTACAGCAATTGGTACAGTGATCGAAGCACAACTTGATAAAGGTCGTGGGGCGGTAGCAACATTACTTGTTCAAGATGGTACATTACGTGTTGGTGACCCAATCGTAGTAGGTCATGCATATGGTCGTGTACGTGCAATGGTAAATGACATCGGTCGCCGTATTAAAGCAGCCGGTCCATCTATGCCGATTGAAGTTACTGGCTTAAATGAAGTACCACAAGCGGGTGACCGTTTCGTTGTATTCCAAGATGAAAAAACAGCTCGTCAAGTTGGTGAGTCTCGTTCAATGACAGCGATTCAAGCACAACGTTCTGAAAAGCAACGTGTAACGCTTGATAACTTATTCGAACAAATGAGCCAAGGCGAAATGAAAGAGCTAAACTTAATCGTAAAAGCAGACGTACAAGGTACTGTGGAAGCAATGGCCTCATCATTAATGAAAATTGAAGTTGAAGGTGTAAACGTTAAAATTATCCACACGGGTGCAGGTGCAATTACTGAATCAGATATCTCTCTTGCGGCAGCTTCAAATGCAATCGTAATTGGTTTCAACGTACGTCCAGATACAAATGCGAAGCGTGCAGCAGAAGAAGAAGGCGTTGATATTCGTCAACACCGTATTATTTATAAAGTAATTGAAGAAATCGAACAAGCGATGAAAGGTATGTTAGACCCAGAATACGAAGAGAAAATCGTTGGTCAAGCAGAAGTTCGTCAAGTTATTAAAGTATCGAAAGTTGGTACAATCGCTGGTTCTTACGTTATCGAAGGAAAAATCGTTCGTGACGCAGGCGTTCGTGTTATCCGTGAAAACGTTGTTATTTTTGAAGGCGACTTAGATTCATTAAAACGCTTCAAAGATGATGCAAAAGAGGTAGCAAGAGGCTATGAGTGTGGTATTACAATTAAAAACTACAATGATGTTAAAGAAGGCGACATCATTGAAGCATTCATTATGGAAGAAATTATCCGTAAATAA
- the ribF gene encoding riboflavin biosynthesis protein RibF: MNVIHLKYPHQLNGEQHAEAYSLAVGFFDGVHKGHQAVIQKAKEKAQQLGIKSALMTFDPHPSIVLGGRNEKVFYITPLAQKLDTLTTLGVDTVFVVNFTSDFAKLTPEQFVQHFIIDLNIQHVTAGFDFSFGAFGKGNMQMMEQLSQGKFGVTMVEKQEDVEDKISSTRIRKSLQDGDMEQVRALLGRAFEVPGIVVHGDKRGRTMGFPTANVQAMEGCYIPATGVYAVKILVQNEWYNGVCNVGYKPTFNNPDEKRLSIEVHILNFDKNIYGEEVVVGWYNRIRSERKFNGIEALIEQIELDKGQAIQYFEQLS; this comes from the coding sequence ATGAACGTTATACATTTAAAATATCCACATCAATTGAACGGAGAGCAGCATGCTGAAGCATATTCTTTAGCGGTTGGTTTTTTTGATGGTGTGCATAAAGGACATCAGGCAGTTATTCAAAAAGCAAAAGAGAAAGCACAGCAACTTGGTATTAAATCGGCGCTTATGACATTTGATCCACATCCGTCAATTGTACTTGGTGGACGCAATGAGAAAGTGTTCTACATTACACCGCTAGCTCAAAAGTTAGATACATTAACAACTTTAGGGGTAGATACTGTATTTGTCGTGAACTTTACATCGGATTTTGCTAAGTTGACGCCCGAACAGTTTGTTCAACATTTTATAATAGATTTGAATATTCAGCATGTGACGGCGGGCTTTGATTTTTCTTTTGGTGCATTTGGCAAAGGGAATATGCAAATGATGGAGCAACTGAGTCAAGGCAAGTTTGGTGTCACGATGGTCGAAAAGCAAGAGGATGTTGAAGATAAAATCAGTTCAACGCGCATTCGCAAATCTTTGCAGGATGGTGACATGGAGCAAGTTCGTGCCTTATTAGGTCGCGCTTTTGAAGTTCCAGGAATTGTTGTACATGGTGATAAAAGAGGGCGTACAATGGGCTTCCCAACAGCTAATGTACAAGCAATGGAAGGCTGCTACATACCGGCAACAGGTGTTTATGCTGTCAAAATATTAGTACAAAACGAGTGGTATAATGGCGTCTGTAATGTTGGATATAAGCCAACATTTAATAACCCAGATGAAAAGCGTTTATCAATCGAAGTGCATATTTTAAATTTTGATAAAAATATTTATGGTGAAGAAGTTGTTGTTGGCTGGTACAATCGTATTCGCAGTGAGCGCAAGTTTAATGGAATCGAAGCTCTTATCGAACAAATCGAACTAGATAAAGGGCAAGCAATCCAATATTTTGAACAACTATCATAA